One window of Leptotrichia sp. oral taxon 498 genomic DNA carries:
- a CDS encoding RNA-guided endonuclease TnpB family protein: MKYNLAFKYRIYPNKEQELLINKTFGCVRFVYNTILYTANKIYEETGKNKIITPASLKSENQFLKEVDSLALSNAQLNVKRSFTNFFQKRAKFPKFKSKKNNVKSYTTNCVNNSIQIEENKYLVLPKLKRVKLKYHREIPKDYRIKSVTLTNSNGNYYVSILTEFEKEIQKIPSSDKVIGLDFSMPELFVSSENQRADYPRYFRMLEKKLKKLQKSLSRKVKFSKNWYRQKEKISRLHEYIKNCRRDFLHKLSKKLSKEYNAVVVEDLNMKGMSQALNFGKSIGDNGWGMFLRMLEYKLMFLGKQFLKIDKWFPSSKTCSRCGNIKEELKLSERSYKCECCGIEIDRDYNAALNIRDVGKEMLKY, encoded by the coding sequence ATGAAATATAATTTAGCATTCAAATACAGAATTTATCCAAATAAGGAGCAGGAATTGTTGATAAACAAGACTTTTGGATGTGTTCGTTTTGTTTACAATACGATTTTGTACACTGCTAATAAAATTTATGAAGAGACTGGAAAAAATAAAATAATTACACCTGCCAGTTTGAAAAGTGAAAACCAATTTTTGAAAGAAGTTGACAGTCTAGCACTTTCAAATGCTCAATTGAATGTAAAACGATCGTTTACGAATTTTTTTCAGAAGAGAGCGAAGTTTCCAAAGTTCAAATCTAAAAAGAATAATGTTAAAAGTTACACGACAAATTGTGTGAACAATTCAATACAAATTGAGGAAAACAAATATTTGGTTTTGCCAAAATTGAAAAGAGTAAAATTGAAATATCATAGAGAAATACCAAAGGATTACAGAATAAAGTCGGTAACATTGACAAACAGTAATGGAAATTACTATGTTTCTATTTTGACGGAATTTGAAAAAGAAATTCAAAAAATACCAAGTAGCGATAAAGTAATTGGGCTTGATTTTTCAATGCCTGAATTATTTGTCAGTTCTGAAAACCAAAGGGCTGATTATCCAAGATATTTTAGGATGCTGGAGAAAAAATTGAAGAAATTACAGAAATCATTGTCAAGAAAAGTGAAATTTTCTAAAAATTGGTATAGACAAAAAGAGAAAATATCAAGATTGCATGAGTATATCAAAAATTGCCGAAGAGATTTTTTGCATAAATTATCGAAAAAATTATCTAAAGAGTATAATGCTGTAGTTGTTGAGGATTTGAATATGAAAGGGATGAGCCAGGCATTAAATTTTGGTAAAAGTATAGGAGATAATGGATGGGGAATGTTTTTGAGAATGCTTGAGTATAAACTGATGTTTTTAGGGAAACAATTTTTGAAGATAGATAAATGGTTTCCATCGTCGAAAACTTGTAGTAGATGTGGAAATATTAAAGAGGAACTGAAATTATCAGAAAGAAGTTATAAATGTGAGTGCTGTGGGATTGAAATTGATAGAGATTACAATGCGGCATTGAATATAAGAGATGTTGGAAAAGAAATGTTGAAATATTAG
- a CDS encoding glycosyl hydrolase 108 family protein: MIDRFNKFFDYLLFIEGNYSNHPDDKGGETKYGITKETARSYGYKGEMTDLTKALAQKIYEKKYYKAYKIDKIKNDKMALSIFDFVVNSGKYGIKKAQEAVNKVYEKNVLTKR; the protein is encoded by the coding sequence ATGATTGACAGATTTAATAAATTTTTTGACTATCTTTTATTTATAGAAGGGAACTATTCCAATCATCCTGATGACAAAGGCGGTGAAACAAAATACGGAATAACAAAAGAAACTGCCAGAAGTTATGGATACAAAGGAGAAATGACAGATTTGACAAAAGCTCTTGCACAAAAAATTTATGAAAAGAAATATTACAAAGCTTATAAAATTGACAAAATTAAAAATGATAAAATGGCTCTTAGTATCTTTGATTTTGTCGTAAACTCTGGAAAATATGGAATAAAAAAAGCGCAGGAAGCTGTAAATAAAGTTTATGAAAAAAATGTTTTAACAAAAAGATAG